In Vanrija pseudolonga chromosome 4, complete sequence, a single window of DNA contains:
- the tlg2 gene encoding t-SNARE affecting a late Golgi compartment protein 2 produces the protein MANPYAAYSASGPSSSSGPSSSRAPQGQQLGVTRSRTLFYLSVRDSSTFSSNRGSRIAAAQYGDTVDVADDEQGRLLGGSHRVDMSDLPPKWVDITDEVEEILSRVQSKVTALDKLHAKHVLPGFNDRSKEEAEIERQTADITRDFRRCSSLVGSISAGPRATRAESVTAANAQRGLAQKVQEASGQFRKKQRVYMQKLQGHAIKNKDLLAASGAITLRGTDGLDELAEDEEATRNLQSQSQAQTQSHVALDITQRSNEVQQIAQSIAELAELFRDLGNLVVEQGTVLDTVEYNVMETSRSMEHAVEELKTAQRYQSNTGRRRCILLLILIIVGLVIVLIYKPRRHAAPSEPITSGAPDAESAVDDAADVYNDDDGFHEVGDPSASLPGWHDRPTPTTTVATDSAIDWTRPAGGRPHKFPTGDDELIDYRL, from the exons ATGGCAAACCCATACGCGGCCTACTCGGCCTCGGgtccctcgtcgtcgtcaggcCCCTCGTCATCGCGAGCTCCCCAGGGCCAGCAACTCGGCGTCACTCGATCGCGTACCCTCTTCTACCTCTCGGTGCGCGACAGCTCAACGTTTAGCTCGAACCGGGGGTCGCGTATAGCTGCCGCGCAGTATGGCGACACGGTCGATGtcgcggacgacgagcagggcCGCTTGCTGGGCGGCTCTCACCGCGTCGACATGAGCGACCTCCCTCCTAAATG GGTTGATATCACCGACGAAGTCGAGGAGATTCTATCGCGCGTGCAGTCCAAGG TCACGGCACTCGACAAGCTGCATGCCAAACACGTCCTGCCTGGCTTCAACGACCGATCCAAGGAAGAAGCCGAGATTGAGCGGCAGACGGCAGACATCACGAGG GACTTTCGACGGTGCTCGTCTCTCGTTGGGTCCATCAGCGCCGGCCCACGGGCAACACGCGCTGAGAGTGTCACCGCGGCCAATGCCCAGCGCGGCCTGGCACAAAAGGTGCAGGAAGCATCGGGGCAGTTCAGGAAGAAGCAGCGAGTGTACATGCAAA AACTCCAGGGCCACGCCATCAAGAACAAGGACttgctggcggcgagcggcgcgatcACATTACGAGGCACCGATGGgttggacgagctcgccgaggacgaggaggcg acCCGCAACCTGCAGTCCCAGTCTCAGGCCCAGACGCAATCCcatgtcgcgctcgacattACACAACGGTCAAACGAGGTGCAGCAGATTGCCCAGTCGAtagccgagctcgccgagctcttcCGCGACCTGGgcaacctcgtcgtcgagcagggcaCTGtgctcgacacggtcgagTACAACGTAATGGAGACGAGCCGGTCGATGGAgcacgcggtcgaggagctcaagacGGCGCAGCGGTATCAGTCCAACactggccggcggcggtgtatCCTGCTGTTGATTCTTATCATTGTCGGGCTGGTCATCGTGCTCATTTACAagccgcggcggcatgcggcACCCTCCGAGCCAATTACGAGCGGGGCGCCTGATGCGGAGAGcgcagtcgacgacgcggccgacgtgtacaacgacgacgacggcttccacgaggtcggcgacccctcggcgtccttgccgGGCTGGCACGACCGGCCCACACCGACGACCACGGTGGCGACGGATTCCGCGATAGACTGGACGCGGCCGGCTGGTGGCCGCCCGCACAAGTTCCccaccggcgacgacgaacTGATCGACTACAGGTTGTAG
- the PAY32_1 gene encoding Peroxisomal targeting signal receptor, which yields MSQFISGGVECGPSNTLKDVSSLVERDYGVQRDRYGPAAPGPSAGPSSFRTRPAAGSPSHAPAPPQAAFDLAQLRSHLPSPGHSAAQFHPQHAPAHIGPAAAAPGAWADGYMAKGKGRADAVSAPVSNWGQEFDARSSPGRVISAHQSRAATPPLAPWQRQQAFAPPAQFGQFAPQPFYPQQQMMPMHHPQPEPFLMHPQPPPPQVLQQAPQVPVTATAPPAASTKDQPNDLLARTAQDLVDSLTPETLAENEKLANSQFISLLRGLGDGSVVVDEGKAQTVEGSEITEGAKFVQSGGGGDWAAAFNLGASTSASRAPVEANASSTILMNDGIPTQTARPKSVHFDEPQSYGVPRDLEEALAQTSTAVPGAGLQWEEDLEDDFDTEALQHFSGPPRTQQHMDSGGIGMHEQWASLAHDWDNWDTAPIEPYAFHSANPYTLGAPIVRELSPTTMGVLELEAAVQQEPRDADAWLNLGLKQQENEREDAAIRALNRATQIEPNLRAAYLALAVSYTNDGREDRAHASLEKWIELGGDAEGGLLSETPGETRQERQGRIIERLIHIARQNPDDLDVDVQVALGVLFNASEDYDKAEDCFNAALEARPDDWVLYNRLGATLANSGRSHEAIKYYHRALSIHPNFVRAQFNLGISYINLAQYRLAAQCILDAIRLQHADVTEGYGASTGGANAKGVTPDALWTTLRMACLHLNRPDLVAICNSQDLGGFPLEL from the exons ATGTCCCAGTTCATTTCAGGTGGCGTAGAGTGTGGCCCGTCAAACACGCTCAAGGATGTGTCATCGCTCGTAGAGCGCGACTATGGTGTCCAACGT GATCGCTATGGCCCCGCAGCCCCGGGGCCCAGCGCTGGCCCCAGCTCT TTTCGAACACGGCCCGCCGCAGGCTCCCCGTCGCACGCGCCAGCACCTCCCCAGGCAGCCTTTGATCTCGCACAGCTCCGCTCACACCTCCCCTCGCCCGGACATTCGGCCGCCCAGTTTCACCCCCAGCACGCGCCGGCCCACAtcggcccagcggcggcTGCCCCAGGCGCATGGGCCGACGGATACatggccaagggcaagggacgcgccgacgccgtatCGGCTCCCGTCAGCAACTGGGGACAAGAGTTtgacgcgcgctcgtcgccaggCCGTGTCATCTCGGCCCACCAGTCGCGTGCGgcgaccccgccgctcgccccatggcagcgccagcaggcgTTTGCCCCGCCAGCCCAGTTCGGCCAGTTCGCCCCCCAGCCATTCTACCCTCAGCAGCAAATGATGCCCATGcaccacccccagcccgAGCCGTTCTTGATGCACCCCCAACCGCCGCCCCCTCAGGTGCTGCAGCAGGCGCCTCAGGTACcggtgacggcgacagcaccgccggcggctaGCACGAAGGACCAGCCAAACGACCTTCTTGCTCGCACCGCTCAGGACCTGGTCGACTCTCTCACACCAGAGACGCTCGCAGAGAATGAGAAGCTCGCCAATAGCCAGTTCATCTCGCTGCTGCGTGGCCTCGGAGATGgcagtgtcgtcgtcgacgagggcaaggctcAAACGGTGGAGGGAAGCGAGATCACCGAGGGTGCCAAGTTTGTGCAgtctggcggcggtggcgactgGGCTGCTGCTTTCAACCTCGGTGCGAGTACCTCGGCGTCTCGTGCGCCAGTCGAAGCCAATGCTTCG AGCACGATCCTGATGAACGATGGGATCCCGACTCAGACCGCTCGACCAAAGAGCGTTCACTTTGACGAGCCTCAGTCGTATGGCGTCCCTCGTGATCTGGAAGAAGCGCTCGCGCAGACTTCTACGGCCGTCCCTGGTGCTGGACTCCAATGGGAGGAGGATCTCGAAGACGACTTTGACACCGAGGCGCTCCAGCACTTTTCCGGACCGCCGCGTACCCAGCAGCACATGGACAGTGGGGGTATCGGCATGCACGAGCAGTGGGCCTCTCTCGCACACGACTGGGACAACTGGGACACGGCACCGATTGAACCTTATGCCTTTCATTCCGCCAACCCTTacaccctcggcgcgccgatTGTTCGTGAGCTGTCTCCCACCACAATG GGTgtgcttgagctcgaggctGCCGTTCAGCAGGAGCCACGAGATGCCGACGCTTGGCTCAACCTGGGATTAAAGCAGCAGGAGaatgagcgcgaggatgcCGCCATCCGTGCTCTCAACCGAGCCACCCAGATCGAGCCCAACCTGCGCGCCGCAtacctcgccctcgccgtgaGCTACACCAACGATGGTCGTGAGGACCGCGCGCACGCCTCGCTCGAGAAGTGGATCgaactcggcggcgacgccgagggcggcctgCTCAGCGAAACGCCAGGCGAGACTCGCCAGGAGCGCCAGGGCCGCATCATTGAGCGCCTTATCCACATTGCGCGCCAGAaccccgacgacctcgacgttgATGTccaggtcgccctcggcgttcTGTTCAACGCCTCCGAGGACTACGACAAGGCCGAAGACTGCTTCAatgccgccctcgaggcccgCCCGGACGACTGGGTCCTGTACAACCGTCTCGGTGCAACGCTGGCCAACAGCGGACGTTCGCACGAGGCCATCAAGTACTACCACCGCGCGCTGTCAATCCACCCCAACTTTGTCCGCGCCCAGTTCAACCTCGGTATCAGCTACATCAACCTAGCGCAGTACCGCCTCGCTGCGCAGTgcatcctcgacgccatccgCCTCCAGCACGCAGACGTGACTGAGGGCTACGGCGCGTCCACTGGTGGTGCCAACGCAAAGGGCGTGACCCCCGACGCGCTCTGGACCACCCTCCGCATGGCCTGCCTCCACCTCAACCGCCCAGACCTCGTCGCTATCTGCAACTCCCAGGACCTCGGCGGCTTCCCGCTCGAGCTGTAG
- the Mphosph8 gene encoding M-phase phosphoprotein 8 codes for MSAKGSGKKAQPPASASVSPSRRADPPKRVIDLSLEDDDDDAVEQRPRRTTASKPVKRAAPALIPGAVVLSPATEATVLKPLHFDPVDAVVNNHWVYMFYRFCSERHDMYDRRQAGVPREKLSADYTMTNTHIGNVYRQLDAGSLHMKSQTIANGDQSAEEVVFRVLLYCAFYNKETWAALCGAATGDVPSWKTFKEDLPSMDAALHYLSVVQKRGIYLGGFQLVPPTIYFCDDRNKSKSVPNYWASLRLVQAIMDAGLAAQLAKCKYAIDASYVLQTIPTLGGFLSLNILCFLNDTQHFTWLYRDFATCGPGSRKFLQRMFGEETINNAAMEAAGLQWLYDHQWRYYARLGMDPPHEWESGLRPGMRVLDIENALCWAHRYVAAYEKSGKPSIANEPTPSFDPIVDIETSAPAWCALEAHVRSSSQPLWIDAELDTRLASLGDEVYEVERVVARDKSRYRVRWLGYPPEDDTWEPERSLKEDAAEALEEWKSWEARVSAAIQSIKEARQGERKSDDDDDKPTPSSSRALPKREADEPKATGRPSSKRKTDVTTVKSDAEPKAKRRKASPVPAKPTTPITRPRRAKAVAIVSGSKHHPIKIE; via the exons ATGTCAGCCAAAGGCAGCGGGAAGAAGGCGCAACcaccggcctcggcctcggtgtcgccctctcgccgcgccgatccCCCCAAGCGCGTCATCGACCTGTCgctggaggacgacgacgacgatgccgtcgagcagcgtcCTCGCCGCACAACGGCGAGCAAGCCCGTCAAGCGCGCAGCTCCGGCCCTTATTCCCGGGGCCGTCGTCCTGTCGCCGGCGACAGAGGCGACCGTCCTCAAGCCCTTGCATTTTGACCCAGTGGACGCCGTGGTGAACAACCACTGGGTGTACATGTTTTACCGTTTCTGCTCCGAACGGCACGATATGTACGACCGCCGGCAGGCCGGTGTGCCGCGTGAGAAGTTGAGCGCGGACTACACGATGACCAACACGCACATCGGCAACGTATACCGGCAGCTCGACGCTGGGTCTCTTCATATGAAGAGCCAAACGATCGCCAACGGAGATCagagcgccgaggaggtcgtct TCCGCGTCCTGCTTTATTGTGCCTTCTATAACAAGGAGACTTGGGCCGCTCtgtgcggcgccgccactggAGACGTGCCGTCCTGGAAGACTTTCAAGGAGGACCTTCCGTCCAtggacgccgcgctgcactACCTCAGTGTCGTACAGAAGCGCGGAATCTACCTCGGCGGCTTCCAGCTCGTCCCACCGACAATCTACTTTTGCGATGACCGCAACAAATCGAAGTCGGTCCCGAACTACTGGGCGAGCCTGCGTCTCGTCCAGGCCATCATGGACgccgggctggcggcgcaACTCGCAAAGTGCAAGTACGCAATCGACGCGAGCTACGTCCTGCAGACAATCCCGACCCTCGGTGGTTTCCTGTCGCTGAATATCCTCTGTTTCCTTAACGACACGCAGCACTTCACCTGGCTTTACCGCGACTTCGCCACCTGCGGCCCTGGGTCGCGCAAGTTCCTTCAACGCATGTTCGGCGAGGAGACGATCAACAACGCGGCGATGGAGGCCGCCGGACTGCAATGGCTGTACGACCATCAATGGCGGTACTATGCCCGCCTCGGTATGGATCCTCCCCACGAGTGGGAGTCCGGCCTCCGCCCCGGCAtgcgcgtcctcgacattGAGAACGCGCTGTGCTGGGCGCACCGCTACGTTGCAGCCTACGAGAAGAGCGGGAAGCCCAGTATTGCGAACGAGCCGACGCCATCGTTCGACCCCATCGTGGACATAGAgacgtcggcaccggcgtgGTGTGCCCTCGAGGCCCATGTCCGGAGCTCGAGCCAACCTCTCTGGATCGACGCCGAACTGGACACGCGCCTGGCGTCTCTCGGTGACGAGGTCtacgaggtcgagcgcgtcgttgcACGAGACAAAAGCCGATACCGCGTGCGCTGGCTGGGATACCCGCCCGAAGACGACACGTGGGAGCCGGAGCGgtcgctcaaggaggacgcggccgaggccctcGAAGAGTGGAAGTCGTGGGAGGCGCGGGTTTCGGCCGCTATCCAGAGCATAAAGGAGGCGCGGCAGGGGGAGCGCAAGagcgatgatgacgacgacaagccaacaccgagctcgtcgcgtgCTCTCCCTAAGAGGGAAGCGGACGAGCCCAAGGCAACGGGCCGGCCGAGCTCAAAGCGCAAAACCGACGTGACCACCGTCAAatccgacgccgagcccaaggcAAAGCGGCGCAAAGCGAGCCCGGTGCCCGCCAAGCCCACCACACCCATcacgcgacctcggcgtgcgaAGGCTGTTGCTATCGTTTCGGGTAGTAAACACCATCCCATCAAAATAGAGTAG
- the PAY32_1 gene encoding Peroxisomal targeting signal receptor: MSQFISGGVECGPSNTLKDVSSLVERDYGVQRDRYGPAAPGPSAGPSSFRTRPAAGSPSHAPAPPQAAFDLAQLRSHLPSPGHSAAQFHPQHAPAHIGPAAAAPGAWADGYMAKGKGRADAVSAPVSNWGQEFDARSSPGRVISAHQSRAATPPLAPWQRQQAFAPPAQFGQFAPQPFYPQQQMMPMHHPQPEPFLMHPQPPPPQVLQQAPQVPVTATAPPAASTKDQPNDLLARTAQDLVDSLTPETLAENEKLANSQFISLLRGLGDGSVVVDEGKAQTVEGSEITEGAKFVQSGGGGDWAAAFNLGASTSASRAPVEANASVSRSPTFASTSTQDAWAENIQSTILMNDGIPTQTARPKSVHFDEPQSYGVPRDLEEALAQTSTAVPGAGLQWEEDLEDDFDTEALQHFSGPPRTQQHMDSGGIGMHEQWASLAHDWDNWDTAPIEPYAFHSANPYTLGAPIVRELSPTTMGVLELEAAVQQEPRDADAWLNLGLKQQENEREDAAIRALNRATQIEPNLRAAYLALAVSYTNDGREDRAHASLEKWIELGGDAEGGLLSETPGETRQERQGRIIERLIHIARQNPDDLDVDVQVALGVLFNASEDYDKAEDCFNAALEARPDDWVLYNRLGATLANSGRSHEAIKYYHRALSIHPNFVRAQFNLGISYINLAQYRLAAQCILDAIRLQHADVTEGYGASTGGANAKGVTPDALWTTLRMACLHLNRPDLVAICNSQDLGGFPLEL; the protein is encoded by the exons ATGTCCCAGTTCATTTCAGGTGGCGTAGAGTGTGGCCCGTCAAACACGCTCAAGGATGTGTCATCGCTCGTAGAGCGCGACTATGGTGTCCAACGT GATCGCTATGGCCCCGCAGCCCCGGGGCCCAGCGCTGGCCCCAGCTCT TTTCGAACACGGCCCGCCGCAGGCTCCCCGTCGCACGCGCCAGCACCTCCCCAGGCAGCCTTTGATCTCGCACAGCTCCGCTCACACCTCCCCTCGCCCGGACATTCGGCCGCCCAGTTTCACCCCCAGCACGCGCCGGCCCACAtcggcccagcggcggcTGCCCCAGGCGCATGGGCCGACGGATACatggccaagggcaagggacgcgccgacgccgtatCGGCTCCCGTCAGCAACTGGGGACAAGAGTTtgacgcgcgctcgtcgccaggCCGTGTCATCTCGGCCCACCAGTCGCGTGCGgcgaccccgccgctcgccccatggcagcgccagcaggcgTTTGCCCCGCCAGCCCAGTTCGGCCAGTTCGCCCCCCAGCCATTCTACCCTCAGCAGCAAATGATGCCCATGcaccacccccagcccgAGCCGTTCTTGATGCACCCCCAACCGCCGCCCCCTCAGGTGCTGCAGCAGGCGCCTCAGGTACcggtgacggcgacagcaccgccggcggctaGCACGAAGGACCAGCCAAACGACCTTCTTGCTCGCACCGCTCAGGACCTGGTCGACTCTCTCACACCAGAGACGCTCGCAGAGAATGAGAAGCTCGCCAATAGCCAGTTCATCTCGCTGCTGCGTGGCCTCGGAGATGgcagtgtcgtcgtcgacgagggcaaggctcAAACGGTGGAGGGAAGCGAGATCACCGAGGGTGCCAAGTTTGTGCAgtctggcggcggtggcgactgGGCTGCTGCTTTCAACCTCGGTGCGAGTACCTCGGCGTCTCGTGCGCCAGTCGAAGCCAATGCTTCGGTAAGCCGCTCTCCAACCTTTGCCTCCACATCTACGCAAGACGCATGGGCTGAGAATATCCAGAGCACGATCCTGATGAACGATGGGATCCCGACTCAGACCGCTCGACCAAAGAGCGTTCACTTTGACGAGCCTCAGTCGTATGGCGTCCCTCGTGATCTGGAAGAAGCGCTCGCGCAGACTTCTACGGCCGTCCCTGGTGCTGGACTCCAATGGGAGGAGGATCTCGAAGACGACTTTGACACCGAGGCGCTCCAGCACTTTTCCGGACCGCCGCGTACCCAGCAGCACATGGACAGTGGGGGTATCGGCATGCACGAGCAGTGGGCCTCTCTCGCACACGACTGGGACAACTGGGACACGGCACCGATTGAACCTTATGCCTTTCATTCCGCCAACCCTTacaccctcggcgcgccgatTGTTCGTGAGCTGTCTCCCACCACAATG GGTgtgcttgagctcgaggctGCCGTTCAGCAGGAGCCACGAGATGCCGACGCTTGGCTCAACCTGGGATTAAAGCAGCAGGAGaatgagcgcgaggatgcCGCCATCCGTGCTCTCAACCGAGCCACCCAGATCGAGCCCAACCTGCGCGCCGCAtacctcgccctcgccgtgaGCTACACCAACGATGGTCGTGAGGACCGCGCGCACGCCTCGCTCGAGAAGTGGATCgaactcggcggcgacgccgagggcggcctgCTCAGCGAAACGCCAGGCGAGACTCGCCAGGAGCGCCAGGGCCGCATCATTGAGCGCCTTATCCACATTGCGCGCCAGAaccccgacgacctcgacgttgATGTccaggtcgccctcggcgttcTGTTCAACGCCTCCGAGGACTACGACAAGGCCGAAGACTGCTTCAatgccgccctcgaggcccgCCCGGACGACTGGGTCCTGTACAACCGTCTCGGTGCAACGCTGGCCAACAGCGGACGTTCGCACGAGGCCATCAAGTACTACCACCGCGCGCTGTCAATCCACCCCAACTTTGTCCGCGCCCAGTTCAACCTCGGTATCAGCTACATCAACCTAGCGCAGTACCGCCTCGCTGCGCAGTgcatcctcgacgccatccgCCTCCAGCACGCAGACGTGACTGAGGGCTACGGCGCGTCCACTGGTGGTGCCAACGCAAAGGGCGTGACCCCCGACGCGCTCTGGACCACCCTCCGCATGGCCTGCCTCCACCTCAACCGCCCAGACCTCGTCGCTATCTGCAACTCCCAGGACCTCGGCGGCTTCCCGCTCGAGCTGTAG
- the UGT80A2 gene encoding Sterol 3-beta-glucosyltransferase UGT80A2, producing MRTDKDKSEAPQQRTSRFGRFPSSRRRSHLTATTPSGASSSQTSVDTTATPPVVDVPPPYVDRRSSITGKQKEKNAEEDYERAPNWNSEVDAHGQVRINLDLSSLPQVEEHDDLQDLLSPQEQLADPFNAAQCPRLNIVIFVVGSRGDVQPYIALALELIKTRGHRVRIATHGDFKELVEGANVRLAGLEDAQRRPLTGLLEHFDIGGDPHQLMAYMVQNPGLLPGVKSITNGDVSIKRKMVGTMVVGCYKATFMPHEGTGRPFAADAIISNPPAFAHIHVAEALGIPLLMSFTMPWSATQRFCHPLVMAKSSGTQTGINNYASFVLADSLMWSGLGRVINNFRTGILGLHPIPASGGPLVLQRLRVPFTYAWSTSLLPKPGDWRSNIDVVGFFSMPNDTFYKPDPELAKFLAAGSPPIYIGFGSVVVKDPLKLTETILGAVQKAGVRALVSAGWADLGKTDIEIPDSVFIIKGNIPHDWLFDAGRVAAVCHHGGAGTTAAGLTACLPTIIVPFFGDQWFWGNAVHAAGAGPAPIPQAEMTVDILAEAIKFALLPETREAAQVVGESIRSENGVAKGVDSFHKNLPLLNMRCDIEQDRVATWWSETFCLRLSGAAAAVLVEGRMQSWRDLSPHRPVEYEATRHYAGPMTSIAQSILNIGDQAVTGTAQLFYAPGRGLSTLAVGIPKASVDVIGGFQEGLENLPGVMGSKVRKRGKVSDFESGVTEAGKGLAYGLYDGITGLVREPIRGAKEGGVGGFIGGIGVGGVGLVARAASGALGLAVYPTAGAFKSVRNKLSSNGLLDNMSVLCDPREAQAHTDAESYDKAARRVILARWTELIAPERVKERRKAEEKRRRKAEELILTQVRSSTPSSKSGKSSSSKVGSWLGDHLHPSSSRGSRPSSPSPQSHPASPSPHAGPSSYRPDKKLSELTRVSADTPPPLPTKDARWAVNRVAESSAPPPAYEAESATASPTASAVSQLKIDYLTLEHRASAASDTSLALAGTERLARHSLESSRTSSFTSGVSMPESGRPEDSAPALLVPETEATEPKTPTTAAAPRTPAPPAIVIDTTTPATDAADEATTPTARTGPQVLRSLSKGKGKNKE from the exons ATGCGCACCGATAAGGACAAGTCCGAGGCCCCGCAACAACGGACGTCGCGCTTCGGCCGCTTCCCCTCATCCCGACGGCGATCACATCTCACAGCAACGACGCCGTCAGGAGCCTCTTCGTCGCAGACATCAGTGGACACGACGGCTACTCCGCCAGTAGTGgacgtgccgccgccctACGTCGACAGGCGCTCGTCGATAACGGGTAAACAGAAGGAGAAGAACGCCGAGGAAG ACTATGAGCGCGCCCCGAACTGGAACTCGGAAGTTGACGCGCACGGCCAAGTGCGGATCAACCTCGACCTGTCTTCCCTCCCGCAAGTAGAGGAACACGACGACCTTCAGGACCTCCTCTCGCCAcaggagcagctcgcggaCCCGTTCAACGCGGCGCAGTGCCCGCGCCTCAACATTGtcatcttcgtcgtcgggtcgcgcggcgacgtccAACCGTACattgcgctcgcgctcgagctgatCAAGACCCGCGGACACCGGGTGCGCATCGCGACGCACGGCGACTTCAAGGAGCTCGTTGAGGGCGCAAACGTGCGGCTTGCGGGCCTGGAAgacgcccagcgccgccccctcACGGGGCTTCTCGAACACTTTGACATCGGAGGCGACCCACACCAGCTCATGGCGTACATGGTCCAGAATCCAGGCCTCCTCCCCGGCGTCAAGTCCATCACGAACGGCGACGTGTCTATCAAGCGCAAGATGGTCGGCACTATGGTCGTCGGTTGCTACAAGGCGACGTTCATGCCCCATGAGGGTACAGGACGTCCCTTTGCAGCTGACGCGATCATCTCCAACCCCCCTGCGTTTGCGCATATCCAtgtggccgaggcgctcggcatTCCCCTGCTCATGTCCTTCACCATGCCTTGGTCGGCGACGCAGAGGTTCTGTCAC CCCCTTGTCATGGCCAAGAGCTCTGGCACACAGACAGGCATCAACAACTATGCGAGTTTTGTgctcgccgactcgctcaTGTGGtccggcctcggccgcgtgATCAACAACTTCCGAACAGGCATCCTTGGCCTCCACCCCATTCCTGCCTCTGGCGGCCCGCTTGTGCTCCAGAGGCTGAGAGTACCATTCACGTATGCGTGGAGCACGTCGCTACTCCCCAAGCCTGGAGACTGGCGGTCCAACATCGACGTCGTGGGCTTCTTCTCCATGCCGAACGACACGTTCTACAAGCCGGACCCAGAGCTGGCCAAGTTCCTTGCCGCTGGCTCACCGCCGATCTACATCGGGTTCGGGTCAGTCGTCGTCAAGGACCCGCTCAAGCTCACCGAGAcgatcctcggcgcggtTCAGAAGGCCGGCGTTCGTGCACTCGTCTCAGCTGGCTGGGCAGACCTTGGCAAGACGGACATTGAGATCCCCGACAGTGTCTTCATCATTAAGGGAAATATCCCCCACGACTGGCTGTTCGATGCcgggcgcgtcgccgccgtctgccaccacggcggcgcaggcacgACGGCCGCAGGCTtgactgcctgcctgcccacaATCATTGTGCCCTTCTTTGGCGATCAGTGGTTCTGGGGCAACGCCGTCCATGCGGCTGGAGCTGGCCCCGCGCCCATACCTCAGGCTGAGATGACGGTGGACATTCTGGCTGAGGCGATCAAGTTCGCCTTGTTACCCGAGACTCGCGAGGCAGCGCAGGTTGTCGGCGAGAGTATCCGCAGCGAGAACGGCGTGGCGAAGGGTGTGGACAGTTTCCACAAGAACCTTCCTTTGCTCAACATGAG ATGTGATATCGAGCAGGACCGCGTCGCCACTTGGTGGTCGGAGACGTTCTGTCTCCGTCTGtctggtgccgccgccgcagtgcTCGTCGAGGGACGCATGCAGAGCTGGCGCGACTTGTCGCCACATCGCCCCGTCGAGTACGAGGCAACTAGGCATTACGCCGGCCCGATGACTTCCATCGCTCAGTCGATCCTCAACATTGGTGACCAGGCAGTTACGGGCACTGCACAGCTGTTCTACGCACCG GGACGCGGGCTCAGCACCTTGGCTGTTGGCATTCCGAAAG CCTCTGTAGACGTCATCGGCGGCTTCCAGGAGGGCCTGGAGAATCTGCCTGGCGTGATGGGATCCAAGGTCCGCAAACGGGGCAAGGTCAGCGACTTCGAATCGGGCGTGACAGAAGCAGGCAAGGGGCTCGCGTACGGCCTGTACGACGGCATCACTGGTCTTGTCAGGGAGCCGATTAGGGGTGCGAAGGAAGGT GGTGTGGGCGGGTTCATCGGTGgtatcggcgtcggcggggtcggtcTTGTtgcgcgagccgcgagcgGGGCTCTAGGCTTGGCAGTGTACCCGACCGCGGGTGCCTTCAAGAGCGTCCGTAACAAGCTCTCGTCGAATGGACTGCTCGACAACATGTCGGTACTGTGCGATCCGCGtgaggcgcaggcgcacaccgacgccgagtcaTATGACAaggcagcgcggcgggtcATCCTGGCGCGATGGACAGAGCTCATTGCTCCCGAGCGCGTCAAGGAAcggcgcaaggccgaggagaagcggCGACGCAAGGCAGAGGAGTTGATTCTCACACAGGTCAGGTCGTCCACTCCTTCAAGCAAGTCAGGcaagtcgtcctcgtcaaagGTCGGCAGTTGGCTGGGCGATCACCTCCATCCCTCGTCATCGCGTGGCTCGcgcccaagctcgccatCTCCGCAATCCCACCCCGCCTCCCCGTCACCTCATGCTGGACCCTCGTCGTACCGGCCCGACAAGAAGCTCAGCGAGCTAACGAGGGTgtcggccgacacgccgccgcctctgccgACCAAGGACGCGAGGTGGGCTGTCAACCGGGTCGCTGAGTCTTCTGCTCCGCCACCGGCGTACGAGGCCGAGAGTGCGActgcctcgccgacggcgtcggcagtgTCGCAGCTCAAGATCGACTATCTTACGCTCGAGCACCGCGCCTCAGCCGCGTCCGACACCAGCCTCGCCCTGGCAGGGACCGAACGGCTCGCCCGCCACTCATTAGAGTCGAGCCGCACCTCGAGCTTCACGTCAGGCGTGTCGATGCCGGAAAGCGGACGACCCGAGGACTCGGCACCAGCGCTGCTCGTGCCCGAGACTGAAGCAACCGAGCccaagacgccgacgacagccgcGGCGCCCCGCACCCCAGCGCCACCGGCCATCGTCATTGACACCACGACACCGGCCACCGACGCTGCTGACGAGGCGACAACACCTACGGCACGGACAGGCCCCCAGGTCCTGCGATCCCTCTCAAAGGGCAAAGGAAAGAACAAGGAATAG